The segment AGCTTCCTTTGGGAACTTGGTTTTAAATTGCATTCTGAAGGTTAGAAAGGAAGAACCTAACagatggtgagaaaattgaaGGTGCCTAGGACAAGTTAATAGAAAGTTAACTTGATTAGGGCATGGTATATGGGTGGGGGCATCAACTTGCAttttaaatagtttatttttgtcatttccgCCTTTTATTGGGGTTACATAACTGTCTCTTCCTCTGTTCCTCCCTCTCTTGCCCTTGATACAGATTTGTAAGTACCTATGTTTCACAAATAACACATGGAGAAACTGGAGTTCTTAGACTCCAGcttctaacaggttcactcttgatctagGCAGACAGGAAGGTCAGGAAGAcaactttggaggggttaataatcttactttaatcTAGTTTTCTCAAAGGGATTGCTGTTAATGAGAGCAacagctcctacagcattccctaatcatccTTCTTGTAAGGGGCCAACAAGAAGGGGAGGCAACTATCCCTGTGTTTCCATGTGATCAGTTGAGAAGgtacagcattccagcttgtgcccTCCCCTAAATTCCCTCAAGCCTCAGGGGGGGCCGGTTGAAGCAAACACAGACTCCCCCCAAGCCTTGATAAATAGAGGTTGATCATGGCAGGTTTTACAATACCCAAATCCCATATGAGTTCTTTCCTCAGTGACAGTGCCCTCTTGCTTTTTTTAGGGcagcagacaaagaaggcattttgccagCAATAGCTTCACAAGTTTACATTATCTCACCGTTATGTCTCACTGTGCCGTTGAAGTGGATATTTACAATTTTAAgcacaaatgtttatattatgTATCATTATATAACATTGTGCAAGAGTTGGGGAGATGTTTACAAATCATGAGTCTGGGAaatagagattgttatggctatggatcctgggaaattAAATTCTTCTAAGAAAGAATAgcaaaattcaccttacatacagcATGTAAAGCCATACTACGCATATTTCTGTTGAtcgtttctttctctggaagtttATAACCTCTCCCTTTATAGTTTATTTGATCATGTATAGTACTTAGGATAACTTGGTTAACAATTATTTTTTGAagaatattactgttactgtatacatcaTTTACTGGAGTTTGCTccacttttcattaattcatgcaaatctttccatgtttttctaaaatcaaccaggtcatcatttcttattgcacagtagtagtattccattgcaaccatatgccataacttgtttgcccatttcccaactgatgggcatcccttcaaagtccagttctttgccaccacagagctGCTGTacatattttagaacatacaggttcttttttgtttttccttgatcTTGGAAACAGACATAATAgtgatattcctgggtcaaagggtatactcagttttataactctttggacctaattccagattgctctccaaaatgattagatcagttcacagttctaccaacaatgtattcaTATATCCAATTTTCcgcatcccctccaatatttataattttctccTATCATTTTAGCCATTCCGATGCTTGTGAGAGAGTACCTTAAAATTGTTGtagtttgtatttttattatctgTAATGATTTTCATGACTATatgtagttttgatttttttcatcacatAACTtactcttcatatcttttgaccatttatcaattggggaattattcTTTTCAAGTTGAcagagttctctatatatttgagatatgagacttttatccAAGAAACTCTGtgaaaaattttcccccagttctgttttccttctaatcttggctacattggttttattcatacaaaacctttttattttaatgtaatcagaattatctgtgttacatctcacaatgctctctacctcttgtttattcataaatccttttcttatccataagtctgatagatAAAGGGTTCTTCGTTCTTATTTTCTTATGATGTCTTCCTTTATATcaaggtcatgtatccattttgaccttaactTGGTAAATGGAGTAAGATATGGATATAacacctaatttctgccagactgctttccggTCTcctcaacaatttttaccaaatagtgtatttttatcccagaagcttaaatctttacatttgtcaaacacaaggttactataatcatttactgctgtgtaatttttatcattttttaggGCTTTAGTCTTTGTTTTTTCAGAATTCAAATCAAGGATAAAAATTCTATGCTTCCCTTTTCCTTATTCTCCAGGTGCTTTTGTAAGAACAACTCCAAGAGTAGACTCTTACCTTGAGTTTTAGAGTACCTCAAAAAAGAGCATAGTAGATTAAgatcctcctttccttcctttttcatctcttttaattttataaaaataaatcacCAGTGGTTAATTCCTATTagctaattaaaataataatttttgatGATGATTGTGATTGTAAACTGCAGAAGTTTTAATACTTgtggtttgctttttttaaattttagaacaCAAAGTAATAATAGTGGGATTGGATAATGCAGGGAAAACCACCATTCTCTATCAATTGTAAGTATGACTATTCAAGttgttttaattgtattttttgtaTAAACAATAAAAAGTGAGGTATCTATTATACAATCGAAATCAAATatcaaactagattaaaatgtaattgggacatGTTTAacaataagtaaaaataatacaaatagaTAAAATTAATTTGTACTCATCTAAGTCAGTATGCATCTCtgtatttctatttgattttgacactAATGatctaaaatatttgaaaagatgtCATTGCATATAGACTTTATTTTGTCAGATCTAAAATATCTCAAAAAGCTTAAAATAACTCAAAGCCTTTTTGCCCTTGAGGATCCTTGTTCCTTTTTGGGATTTGTGAAAATAGTGTAAAACTGAAGCATATATCTGTGTATCTCAGGGAATGCCCAGCACAAAAGTAATGGCTGAAAGTAAAAAGtagataataactcacatttctagagTGTTTTGTGATCCTCCTAGCAGTCTTGAGGTTCATAGGTGCCTAGCTAACACCCCCTCACCCCAGCTCCCCCCATGGAAAGCATTATCTCTGAAGAAAGTATTAAAAGCTTTCTAACTAATTATGGCCCTTCTGATTATAGGAATATTTCCTGAAGAGAGTATAAGATCCAGATCATTCTTGCTTATAGAGGTTGAAAATGTTTCAGTAGATGAATAGTTATACTTAATCTTGAAGGATTTCAAAATTTGATTTCCATCAAATCCATTTCTCAGAATCACCTCCATTTTCCTTTCACTGTCAATGAAATGGTAATCCTTGTGAAATTAAGTATGGTATTTTGTGTTGTAGGCATTTACCAAATAGATGTCATGTATTAGTGTGAATCTGCCAACTTTGCCTTTTTAGCTCCTCCATCATCATCAGTTCACTGTCAGCCTGACCATTTAAATCTCCCTTCATTTGTCTATTGAAACAGTTTTTAGAGTCCCAGAATGTCAGTGCTACAAGGAACTTTAGGGATCATCTgatccagcctcctcatttatAATGGTCCACTAGCCCAGCAttttgaagtgattttcccaagaggATACAGTTAATAGTAGCAAGACAAGAGCTAAAGTCTAAATTGCCTGCCTTTATGTCAGGACCTGCATCTGACTGCCCCCTTCTTGTAACATGCTTCTTGTGCTACATTTTTGCTGAAAGTAACTTATGAGTAGCACTTAATAGGGAATAGTAATAAAGTAAATGATTTCTTAGTCTTCAGGTATTTTAATGTAATAATCTGAACTTTTCGAAAGTCTATtgttaaaactttaaaatgtttgaagAAATGTAGAAAATTCAGGAGTTCTGCTTGCCCTATCTAATGCTTACTTTTCAATGATCATGTAGTTTGTGACATAGTAACCTGAAAGGAATGTAACAttgtaattaattataattaatattttaaaagattgatCAAGGACTGTACCCTAACTCTTGAGGAGTGACTTTGATCCAAATTAATTTTCCAAATAGCAAACCTCTTGTAAGCCTCTTACCAAAAAGGTTTACTGAATAGCTTGTATGATCTCTCTCTTCTCACAGCTTAATGAATGAAGTGGTCCATACCTCTCCAACCATAGGAAGCAATGTTGAAGAAATAGTTGTGAAGAACACTCATTTTCTTATGTGGGATATTGGTGGTCAGGAGTCACTGCGGTCATCATGGAATACTTACTACTCTAACACTGAGGTATATTAAAAAGTCATtggaaaataaatatgcatacagATAGCAAACCCAAATACCAGACAGGCTAGACATTGATGTAGGTTCAGAGGATCCTCATATCCAAGCAGGcaccaaatattatttttctttttcattgcgTCTCATATTCaagcctttctttccattctcattgTTGACACCTTACCAAGCTTTCTTCACATCACAGTTTACTTACTGCTGTTGCCTTCTAGCCCATAGACTCACAGAATGTTAGGATTGGAAGTTATCTAATGTTTAAGGCccttttaaataaatacatttgagATCAGCTCTAAGACTTAGAGACAGAGAGgacattattaataaaaacaaaataatactgAAAGTCTGTTTCAGTGCCTCATTGTAGTgcaggaaataaatattttcattttcaggcTATTCATTTTTAATTGGGCTTAGAATTTTATTAGGTGAGGTAGTAGGTTAGCTCTTTAAGACTTAAGTACACCATTGTCACCCAGAGTAACTAGAGATCTTCTTTCAAAGTGAAGTCATGAGTATTTATATTAAAGTTCCTTTTTTATGTCAAGACTTTTTCCTAACAATATATGTATTTACTAcaaaatgtatgtatattcagACTGAGAGGAAACTAAGCAAAAGCCTTAACCACAGGGTgacttaatttctatttcttctgtcaAGTGAAATTCTGACACTGGCAGTTGTTGGGAAGGGAGTAGGAGAAGAGCAGAAGTTTTTGGAATAGAACGCTGTTTAAAAAGCACAGCAGCTGGTGCTTTTATCCAGAGCACAAAAGTATCTCCAGCTGGGAAGAGAACACAGTGTAGCAATAAAGGTGCCTTTGATGACTAGGTCAGAGTTGACTACAGCTGATCCGTGTTGTGTTAAGAAAGCAAACAAAGCATTTGAGAGGGTAATTTTTGAAATTGCTGAAGCCTTGGAAGATTTTTGAATATAGTGTGTATTCAGCTCTCAGACATAGAGATTGTTTGTTACTGTCACCTCCTGTCACAGAGGGCTTTTTAAGTGGGTAATGTGTATCCACAGATGTCAAGAATATTAAAGTTAATTCACTCCAGCACAATATCTTGACCTTAAGACCCAGAGTTTGACTTGGTAGTCACCAAATGCTTTCTCCAGACTTGTATGTCTGCCGTCCTTCCTTTCACATTAACATGTAAAAGTGCCTTGCTTTGTCTGTTGTTACAATAACAATATTTATCTTGAATAGTAACAATAACAACctctaattttattatttttggagAGATTTTTTTGTATGACAATGAGTTATCTGTCTTCTGCTTTGTCTCATATCCATTCAGATGctatcatttttcctttccttctcagattcagatctcatttttctcattcttaacACCTTATTCCAGTCTTTGATCACATCACACTATAGTTGTTCTAGCTCATAGACCCATGAAATGTTAGAATTGGAAGTACCTTAGATATCAATTATTCTAGCtccctcatttcataaatgaggaaagtgaggctgagagaaggGTAGTTGACTTGCCTGAATTCACAAAATTTTCTAGTggcaaaactggaagtcaaggtttcttgacttttcttttccCGCTGTCATactattctctttcctgttttctatcTTACTTGAGACCATTCTGGATGTAATTGTCATCTTTCTAcagcatcattttcctcattaccCCTGTTTTTAAAGAACCTGTAGTGGTTCTCTTTAAATTAGATTTAAATTCCTTTGCCTCACTTTCAGGGTTAAGTTATCTAACCAAATTTTTCATCATATGCCTCCAGATTCAAAGAGTGGTATTTATTCCTCTTTTTCTGAAACTTCCTATTCTTTTATCCTAATTCAAGACCTACCTTGCCTTTAAACCTTCATTGCCTACTCTGGCTCACTTAGAAATGGTATTATCTTTATCTCAAAATCGAAATCTAGTGATAATGTACTGTCTTATATCTGTTAGTTTTAGAAAGAAGAAGATTGTTAAGATTTGCCTGTTGTCATCATCTCATAGAAAGGTGTTGTGACCTAGGATCCAACAATAAAGTTCAGTATTTATGGAATTGAGGAATCTGAATGAAAGTCATACAAAGAAGTtttctcatcattaaaaaaagatctaaatatttaaatatattttataaattttaagtaATCTTTTGTAGTAATAATGTTGTTATACTATATGAAAATAATGTTTCTGTTGCTTGATAATGGATTTGGAGAAATTTTTTGTGTGTCCAGTTCTAACCTTGAGTTTTATAAATAATACTGTAGGTATCAGATGTATTTGTCTATGAATGCATAAGTTCACTAACAAGAAGTTCCTGAAGTCATAGTGTAATTTTTTAAAGTGGATTAAAACTCTCATTTACTGTGTTAAACCAATGGTAGATCTTGccaacattttatttaaatacaAGGGAAAATGCTAGTGGTGggatgcgtgtgtgtgtctgtgttattttcaaacatttttcatGTGTTATGTAAGTGATAAACTTATAATTTCTTTCTAGTTCATCATTCTAGTCGTTGATAGCATTGACAGAGAACGACTGGCTATTACTAGAGAAGAGCTGTATAGAATGCTGGCTCATGAGGTAAATAGTTacattttttgcttgtttttaaatgATCTCAGTTACTAGTGCGTTgtctttttaaattgattttgctTGATAATTATTTTATGGTTAGCATAATATGATATTGCTTGGTAATTGTGCCCTTAAAAGTAACAGATTAATCAGTATGATTAGTTAGAGAAACATAAATAATTggttaaaagatataaaaatagttTAGTTTATAGATGTCcagtaaatttgatttttattattttaaatgacttttcttatTCTCCTCTTTTAATGTCCTTCTCTCATGCTACATGCTGGCCTGGATAGCATCCTGAGTTCTCAAAAGCTATTAATAATACTATTCTATTGAAAGTACCAACAGGTCCTACTTCAAGTAAGGACCCAGTAGCGGACTCTTGTGTTTTTGTGTGAGGACCAAACTAGGCTAAGTTTGAAGAGTCTCATTCCAGGAGGTTAACCACTGGATAATGAATGTTTTTGGCCATGTCAATACAGTCTGCCTAAGGTAATAGAGGAGTTGTAATCTGCTTTGGTGAGAGTAGTTACTCCCTCTGATGAAGCTGATACATCTTAAAAGTTTGCTTTTGTTAGGAACAATGTTACAAACATATTAAATGCCCTCAAATGGTCTGCTACTTTTACAGTTGAGATTTTTATTGTGTCTCTACAAGTtagtttttcttccttatcaGTATTTGCACACAGTGAATTAGATTATGTATTTCTTCCTAAGTAAGGCAGTATTCTAAGATAAATGATTAAAACCAGAAATGCATggtattttgaaagaactatcttttgaactgatatttttaaacttcaaaaaaattGGCCAAATATGTGACCATACATTAAGATTAGAATATTAATTCTAGTTTAAGTAATTACTCTTATGTTTTAGTGTTGTCATTTAACTTTGACTCATTGAAAGATTCCACTTATGCAAAAtgaatttaatgtattttctACCCATCAGCAACTTagaacatctttaaaatgaaggttgGCTATTTGGTAAAACTTATTTTGGCTataagaagttttaaaaaattaaatgttactacctgacaattttaaaatagaatgaaTTTTTTATAGCTGAAAAGATATTCTGTATTACTTTGTCTTTCTTCCAAATCCTTGCATAGTACTCTGCACGCATAGGGGCTTATTTATAAATGTTTACCATATCCCATTTCAgttcttagatttttttaattgttacaTTTCAAAtgtcagaaatatttttattataggaTTTACGGAAGGCTGCTGTTCTCATCTTTGCAAATAAGCAAGATATGAAGGGGTGTATGACTGCAGCTGAAATCTCTAAATACCTCACCCTTAGTTCTATTAAGGATCATCCGTGGCATATTCAGTCTTGCTGTGCTTTAACAGGAGAAGGGTAAGCATTACTGCCTTGTAGAGAGACCTGATTAAATGATAATACTATTTTAGTTTCTCATTTCTCCTTAAATTTTCACATCATTCTTTTCTCTGttggtctttttccttttatttctctttgtgtacagattatttttatattctcatGAATATTGTTATTACACAATTTAATGACAGTGGTTTTTTGAAGCTCTTGCCATAAATgttcccatctttaaaaaaaaaaaacttgttttagGTTTATCAGTGAAGCAGGTTTGAAATAGTTGTCATCTGTGTAGTTGACACTTGATTTTATAAAGCCTTATCTGCTGTCCAAATCATTCTcaaattaataatagtaataataccaTGCTAGGACAATATTTTATTCGTAATtgacacatgcatacatatatgcatatgtgtgtgtgtgtgtgtgtgtgtgtgtgtgtgtgtgtgtgtgtatatatctttaaagtttacaaagaatgCTATATAGATTATTCCATTTGAGCATCCTAGGTACTCTATGAAATAGATGTCATAAGTGTTGTTAATCCCATTTTGCACGTCAAGAAGCCAGGGCTTAGAAAGGTTACCTGACTCGGTAACCTCTCAACATGTAAGTTATGTATTAGTTTTTGCTTCTGTTATTGAATTTGTGTCAGTTTTATTCTGGAGGAAAATGACGGAGAGAGCGTCATATAAATGTGGTTTCCCCTGGGTTCTTCAGGTGAGATGTAGCCTAAGATTGAGCATTCCTTATCATTCTTTTAGATCTACTTTGTACTGTACTCTTAAATTAGTTCCTTAGGTAGGAGGGGCAATATGAATTATAGTGTGGCTCTGTTTATTTGGGATGAACTTTTCATAGAGGCAGCCTGGTGTTGTGAAAAGAATGCtgtagaaggaggagaggagacaaaCCTAGCTCCCAGCTGTGGTTCTGTTGCCGTCAGTATAACCTGGTACCTCTCTggctttttatttcctcatcagCAGTACGAAAGGATTGAATTAggtggtctctaaagtcccttttaattctaaaatCCTCTGGCTTATGATCATCATTACAACTGACTTTGGAATAGagaaataatagtaatgaaaTTAGCAGACTTCATAATTACATTAGTAACTATATTATTAACTGACAAAATACTTGATAGTATTAGAAGACTGTTTATCCTCCTTCCATAGGGGCCTGTTCTTGATAAACTAAAGGTTGTCCTGAGGCGGTCTGATAGTACTGGTATGGTATAGAGCAGTCAGTTTCAAGTCCTTTCCAACCCAGATGCCAGTCCCACAGAGTAACTTTATTTCTTCCAAACTAATTAGTAATGAACTGAGACCCTTCTGAGCTTAGCTAAAACTATATCTTTTGGATTATGCCATAATCATTACTAAATTtaaacatctttctttttttggtgcaGTGGGGCCCCCGATTTATTCCACCTCTATACCAGCTCTTCATATTATAGTTTCAGAGTTGCCCAAGTCCCTCATGTTATCCTAAATATTAAAGGCTGCTGTCGTCATTGTGGGTAAAAAGCACTAGACATGGAGTCCAGGGGACCTAAGTTCAAACATTACATCAGATAATAGCTGTCTGACTCTGGACATACTACTTAAATCTCccctagcctcagttttctcatttgtaaaatgagtgtaaTAATAGTGCctgtctcacagagttgttgaggatcaaatgaaataaggtgTAAAGTTCTTTACAGACCttaagtactacataaatgctagctattgctaTTGTCATTACTGTAGATAACAAGACAATAATAATATTGGTAGTTTAAAATGAgattcagaagttaagtgatttgcctgtgaCTGAACAGCTAAGTATTAAACCAGTCTCAAAGCTAGCACTGCATACTTTCCTGTATGCTATAACTAATAGGTTTGAACTTGTTGAGAAAACTATTCAGTAGGCTgtttttatcttctgtttttgaAGATGAAACTGAAGGAAATTTCTCACCAAGTTGAACTAATAAAATCTCAtgattttgttgaaatgaatctttcgctttgatatttttttctaacgTTTCTTATATATGAATGTCAAAATGTTCTAATATGGCTGTACTGTCAGTGTTGGATAAAAACTGTAAGAAAAATCAGAGCTCAATTTTTAAGCATAAAGCTTTGTTTTCCAAAGTAGTTGCATTATTATTTCTGGTTGTTTTCAGGTTATGCCAAGGTCTAGAGTGGATGACTTCCCGAATTGGTGTGAGCTAACTTTTTGTTCAAGAAGGACTGCTTCTATTTATTCTGTGGACGTGGACATATTTCCTGGTACTTTTGGCTGCTTAGGCAGCGGCATGTTTAATTTATAACAACACAAACCTCTATGAGCAACACTTGAATCAAGTGCAGCCGAACTGGaacataaaatttttcttaacattttaaaaatgcactaATCCTCAGTTGGATGAACGTAACGTGTCTGTGTTTCAGCAACAAAGTTCTCCTGACTACTTATCCTAATGCATTCAAAGGATGGCCTTGCCAGAAACATTTGTCATAATGTTTTATACTTTCTGTAATATTGAAAACATACTATTTATCTGAACCTAACATGCccagttcttttcatttattaatttttaggcAAATGTTGATCTGGAAGAGCACTAGAAATCACAGAC is part of the Notamacropus eugenii isolate mMacEug1 chromosome 3, mMacEug1.pri_v2, whole genome shotgun sequence genome and harbors:
- the ARL5B gene encoding ADP-ribosylation factor-like protein 5B isoform X2, with the translated sequence MGLLFAKLWSLFCNQEHKVIIVGLDNAGKTTILYQFLMNEVVHTSPTIGSNVEEIVVKNTHFLMWDIGGQESLRSSWNTYYSNTEFIILVVDSIDRERLAITREELYRMLAHEDLRKAAVLIFANKQDMKGCMTAAEISKYLTLSSIKDHPWHIQSCCALTGEGLCQGLEWMTSRIGVS
- the ARL5B gene encoding ADP-ribosylation factor-like protein 5B isoform X1 — translated: MGLLFAKLWSLFCNQEHKVIIVGLDNAGKTTILYQFLMNEVVHTSPTIGSNVEEIVVKNTHFLMWDIGGQESLRSSWNTYYSNTEFIILVVDSIDRERLAITREELYRMLAHEDLRKAAVLIFANKQDMKGCMTAAEISKYLTLSSIKDHPWHIQSCCALTGEGSNSARLTLHIKMGHNTQNE